In the genome of Anabaena cylindrica PCC 7122, the window CAAAATCCGTTCATGATTCGTGACTTGGAGCGATATATCAATTCCCGGATAAAGTTGACAAAAAGGCCCCAACAAACGGGGAATAATATATTTAGCCGTAGTGATCACAGCCAATCTTAATTGACCTTGTTTCAGTCCTTTTAAATCTGCCACCGTCATTTCAAATTGGCTGATAGTCTCAAAAATCTGGCGACAAGTGGCAAATAACTCCCGTCCCGCTTCCGTCAAAAATAACCGTTTTCCCACCTGCTCAAATAATGGCAACCCTACCGATTTTGTCAGCTGCTTGATCTGCATTGATACGGTAGGTTGGGTAAGAAATAACTCTTCAGCAGCACGAGTAAAGCTACCGTGCCGTGCAGCGGCCTCGAACACCTTCAACTGGTGCAGCGTCGCTTGGTTCAAGGTGATTCTCCTCTAATAGCAATTCGTAGACATATATTTCAGTATTGCTTAACACTAGCCAATTATGTAATGGCACACATACCAAGTTGTGAGTCTAAGTATAGACAAAAGTCTATGTTCGCTATCAGAAGTGCGGTATTGGACTTATGGAGTGAAGAAGTTATCATCAGAAAACAAGCAAATGACAAAATGCCTTCCAACTCAAGATGAATGCTGAATATTGAATAATTTATTATTTAGAATTCATCATTCATCGTTCCATAGTTCTTCCTTAATTTTGACAGGCAATCTGGCTAAATCTGGCAACTCCACAGCTTCTGCATCTACAATTTTATCCCTAATATTCAAGGGAATATTTAACGGTTCGCGTTCTTCTATCCAACAACTTGCGATCGGTAAGGTTAGCTCCATTTCATCCAAAGGACGAGGAATTACCATCACCGCGTTTAATTCCCCAATGCGTTCAGCCTCAAACATTCCCGCTTCTACGGCTACGGCCACATTAGCCACAGAACCACGAATAATAGCTGTACACAAACCCGCACCAATTTTTTCATAAGCTGCCAAATGAACATCAGCAGATTTGAGCATGGCATCACAAGCGCCTACCATTGCCGGAAAACCCCGCGTTTCCACCAAACCAATTGCTTGATTACTCAATCGGCTATAACTGCCTTCCTCCATCAATTTGCTGATGCGGTTAGTAATTGGCAGCACAATATCAAGGTTGGGATAAGGTCTGGGAATCACCAGACTAGAAACCAACTGACCAAATTGTTCAGCAGTTTGGACACCAGCTTCTACAGCCAAACGAACATCAGCAATACCACCCCGGATAATTGCTGTGCAGTGACCACTACCGATTTTTTCATATCCAACCAAGTGAACTCCGGCCGATTTCAACATCATATCAGCTGTTCCAACTATTGCTGGAAAGCTAAGAGTAGATACTAAACCCAAGGCAGTATCCTTGAAGTTGTCTCGATGACGGCGACGTGATGGCTGGATAGTGGTAAGAGACCGTTGATTAGATGTTTCCATCGTAAATTCTCCAGGATACTCACAAAACTCTCCACTTAACAATTAACACTTACTACAAGGAATTGTCAGAGTGTTGGTCGTTCAAGGATTGTCTATGGGGAAACAATGTGATCAATAGCCTGTTGATGCTACCTTGTCCGTA includes:
- a CDS encoding BMC domain-containing protein, which codes for METSNQRSLTTIQPSRRRHRDNFKDTALGLVSTLSFPAIVGTADMMLKSAGVHLVGYEKIGSGHCTAIIRGGIADVRLAVEAGVQTAEQFGQLVSSLVIPRPYPNLDIVLPITNRISKLMEEGSYSRLSNQAIGLVETRGFPAMVGACDAMLKSADVHLAAYEKIGAGLCTAIIRGSVANVAVAVEAGMFEAERIGELNAVMVIPRPLDEMELTLPIASCWIEEREPLNIPLNIRDKIVDAEAVELPDLARLPVKIKEELWNDE